One Prunus dulcis chromosome 8, ALMONDv2, whole genome shotgun sequence DNA window includes the following coding sequences:
- the LOC117637195 gene encoding protein LAZ1 homolog 1-like isoform X1, whose translation MGWRGILCSSFFFLSMVEASSRLGEMWSLNLGAESAAAFSWPILSASIFVLVALLLSMYLIFEHLAAYNQPEEQKFLIGLILMVPVYALESFLSLLDSNAAFNCEAIRDCYEAFALYCFERYLIACLGGEKRTIEFMESQSVLDSSTPLLKDAYAYGVVEHPFPLNCLIGDWPLGPTFYHAVKVGIVQYMILKLICALLAMILETFGVYGEGKFDWRYGYPYLAVVLNFSQTWALYCLVQFYSVIKDKLQPIKPLAKFLTFKSIVFLTWWQGIAVAFLFSMGAFKGSLAQELKTRIQDYIICIEMGVAAVVHLYVFPAVPYKRGERCVRNVAVMTDYASLGAPPDPEEVRDCERTTRVHLARHDEREKRLNFPQSVRDVIFGSGEIIVDDMKYTVSHVVEPVERGFAKINKTLHQISENVKRHEEQRKSIKDDSYVIPLNSWNREFSEVRDNLVEGSISDSGLSSGRRQQSQSKASTSQNRAWR comes from the exons ATGGGATGGAGGGGCATTTTAtgctcttcctttttctttttatccatGGTCGAGGCCTCCAGCAGATTAGGAGAAATGTGGTCACTTAACCTTGGTGCTGAATCAGCAGCAGCCTTCAGCTGGCCAATCCTCAGTGCTAGCATATTCGTACTTGttgctcttcttctctccatgTACCTTATCTTCGAGCATTTAGCTGCTTATAATCAGCCAGAG GAGCAGAAGTTTCTGATTGGTCTCATTCTAATGGTTCCTGTTTATGCACTGGAATCG TTTTTGTCGCTGTTGGACTCAAATGCTGCCTTCAACTGCGAAGCAATTCGGGACTGCTATGAAGCTTTTGCATTATATTGTTTCGAGCGATACCTGATTGCCTGCTTAG GTGGTGAGAAGAGGACAATTGAATTTATGGAGAGTCAGAGCGTACTCGATTCCAGTACACCTCTTTTGAAAGATGCTTACGCTTATGGAGTTGTAGAGCATCCCTTCCCACTAAATTGCCTCATAGGTGACTGGCCTCTTGGTCCCACATTCTACCATGCTGTGAAAGTGGGCATCGTTCAGTAT ATGATACTGAAATTGATCTGCGCTTTGCTCGCAATGATTCTTGAGACTTTTGGTGTTTATGGAGAAGGGAAATTTGACTGGAGATATGg CTATCCTTACTTGGCAGTTGTTCTTAATTTTAGTCAGACGTGGGCCCTATattgccttgtgcagttttaCTCTGTTATTAAAGACAAATTACAACCCATTAAACCATTAGCGAAGTTTCTGACTTTCAAGTCAATTGTGTTCTTGACATGGTGGCAAGGCATCGCAGTTGCATTTCTTTTCTCTATGGGTGCCTTCAAAGGGTCTTTGGCTCAAGAGCTGAAAACTCGCATACAAGACTATATCATATGCATAGAG ATGGGTGTGGCTGCTGTGGTTCACCTTTATGTCTTTCCAGCAGTACCTTACAAACGAGGAGAAAGATGTGTGCGTAATGTTGCTGTGATGACTGACTATGCATCATTGGGAGCACCTCCTGATCCAGAGGAGGTACGTGATTGTGAAAGAACAACCAGAGTGCATCTGGCACGGCatgatgagagagaaaagCGCTTGAATTTCCCCCAAAGTGTTCGTGATGTGATTTTTGGAAGCGGTGAAATT ATTGTTGATGACATGAAGTATACAGTTTCCCATGTGGTAGAACCAGTCGAAAGAGGATTTGCAAAGATAAATAAAACCTTGCATCAGATATCTGAGAATGTGAAACGCCACGAGGAGCAGAGGAAGAGCATAAAGGATGATAGTTATGTTATCCCCTTGAATTCATGGAATAGAGAATTTTCTGAAGTTCGTGACAATCTTGTTGAAGGGAGTATCAGTGACAGTGGTTTGTCTAGTGGGAGGAGACAGCAGTCCCAGTCTAAAGCTTCAACATCTCAGAATAGAGCATGGAGATGA
- the LOC117637195 gene encoding protein LAZ1 homolog 1-like isoform X2: MVPVYALESFLSLLDSNAAFNCEAIRDCYEAFALYCFERYLIACLGGEKRTIEFMESQSVLDSSTPLLKDAYAYGVVEHPFPLNCLIGDWPLGPTFYHAVKVGIVQYMILKLICALLAMILETFGVYGEGKFDWRYGYPYLAVVLNFSQTWALYCLVQFYSVIKDKLQPIKPLAKFLTFKSIVFLTWWQGIAVAFLFSMGAFKGSLAQELKTRIQDYIICIEMGVAAVVHLYVFPAVPYKRGERCVRNVAVMTDYASLGAPPDPEEVRDCERTTRVHLARHDEREKRLNFPQSVRDVIFGSGEIIVDDMKYTVSHVVEPVERGFAKINKTLHQISENVKRHEEQRKSIKDDSYVIPLNSWNREFSEVRDNLVEGSISDSGLSSGRRQQSQSKASTSQNRAWR; the protein is encoded by the exons ATGGTTCCTGTTTATGCACTGGAATCG TTTTTGTCGCTGTTGGACTCAAATGCTGCCTTCAACTGCGAAGCAATTCGGGACTGCTATGAAGCTTTTGCATTATATTGTTTCGAGCGATACCTGATTGCCTGCTTAG GTGGTGAGAAGAGGACAATTGAATTTATGGAGAGTCAGAGCGTACTCGATTCCAGTACACCTCTTTTGAAAGATGCTTACGCTTATGGAGTTGTAGAGCATCCCTTCCCACTAAATTGCCTCATAGGTGACTGGCCTCTTGGTCCCACATTCTACCATGCTGTGAAAGTGGGCATCGTTCAGTAT ATGATACTGAAATTGATCTGCGCTTTGCTCGCAATGATTCTTGAGACTTTTGGTGTTTATGGAGAAGGGAAATTTGACTGGAGATATGg CTATCCTTACTTGGCAGTTGTTCTTAATTTTAGTCAGACGTGGGCCCTATattgccttgtgcagttttaCTCTGTTATTAAAGACAAATTACAACCCATTAAACCATTAGCGAAGTTTCTGACTTTCAAGTCAATTGTGTTCTTGACATGGTGGCAAGGCATCGCAGTTGCATTTCTTTTCTCTATGGGTGCCTTCAAAGGGTCTTTGGCTCAAGAGCTGAAAACTCGCATACAAGACTATATCATATGCATAGAG ATGGGTGTGGCTGCTGTGGTTCACCTTTATGTCTTTCCAGCAGTACCTTACAAACGAGGAGAAAGATGTGTGCGTAATGTTGCTGTGATGACTGACTATGCATCATTGGGAGCACCTCCTGATCCAGAGGAGGTACGTGATTGTGAAAGAACAACCAGAGTGCATCTGGCACGGCatgatgagagagaaaagCGCTTGAATTTCCCCCAAAGTGTTCGTGATGTGATTTTTGGAAGCGGTGAAATT ATTGTTGATGACATGAAGTATACAGTTTCCCATGTGGTAGAACCAGTCGAAAGAGGATTTGCAAAGATAAATAAAACCTTGCATCAGATATCTGAGAATGTGAAACGCCACGAGGAGCAGAGGAAGAGCATAAAGGATGATAGTTATGTTATCCCCTTGAATTCATGGAATAGAGAATTTTCTGAAGTTCGTGACAATCTTGTTGAAGGGAGTATCAGTGACAGTGGTTTGTCTAGTGGGAGGAGACAGCAGTCCCAGTCTAAAGCTTCAACATCTCAGAATAGAGCATGGAGATGA